AATCTAGCCTCCCGTCATGGTGTGGGCTGGGGTGTACGGTTATGGGCACGGTTAAGGTTGTAGCGCCAAAGCCTCCGGAGAGGGTCCTCTACGTGGATGCTACTGACCAGGTATTAGGTAGGATGGCTGCTGAGGTAGCTAAGAAGCTCCTAGAGGGCTACCGCGTCTACATTGTGAACGCTGAGAAAGCTGTGATAAGCGGCGATCCTCTAATGGTGTTCCGCGGCTACAGGATCTGGTGGGAGATCAAGGTACACGTTAACCCCTACAAGTGGGGCCCGCACAGGCCAAGGAGCCCAATAGCAATAGTCAAGAAGGCCGTCTATGGTATGCTGCCGAAGAACAAGCAGAAGGGTCGCGAG
This DNA window, taken from Hyperthermus butylicus DSM 5456, encodes the following:
- a CDS encoding 50S ribosomal protein L13, with the translated sequence MGTVKVVAPKPPERVLYVDATDQVLGRMAAEVAKKLLEGYRVYIVNAEKAVISGDPLMVFRGYRIWWEIKVHVNPYKWGPHRPRSPIAIVKKAVYGMLPKNKQKGREAMRRLKVYIGVPEELKNKQFIRFGFADARRLGHKFIRVGELAQRLGWKGVRSRS